A single window of Zea mays cultivar B73 chromosome 10, Zm-B73-REFERENCE-NAM-5.0, whole genome shotgun sequence DNA harbors:
- the LOC100381675 gene encoding GTP-binding protein ERG — MRRFLQALRPLQNLPLNPAPGIPTPLRILSTSSAAASSESDSAPAAAPTPAADADFDSSDYALPTPGPAPSRKINNPVAALRKLRFDPSLRARADEALFGKGLGAAAVEEQDEEHSRDVALALLDAALEPPDEDEDDLGEVKEEDQMSLSVGIVGAPNAGKSSLTNTMVGTKVAAVSRKTNTTTHEILGVLTKGNTQICFFDTPGLMLGHHGFPYRDVTVRVESAWSSINLYDLLIVMFDVNRHLNLPDSRVIKLIKRFGTEVNPNQRRILCMNKVDLVEDKKDLLKVAKEFEDLPGYERYFMVSGLKGKGVKDLIQYLMDQAVRRPWDEEPTVMTEEVMKTISLEVVREKMLHHIHQEIPYVIEHRLMGWKELKDGSLRVEQHFIAPKQSQRQILVGKNGSKIGRIGIEANEELRSIFKRDVHLILQVRVAKKRSA, encoded by the exons atgCGCCGCTTCCTCCAAGCCCTCCGTCCGCTCCAAAACCTACCCCTCAACCCCGCTCCCGGTATCCCCACCCCTCTCCGCATCCTCTCCACCTCCTCGGCGGCCGCGTCCTCGGAGTCTGACTCTGCCCCCGCCGCGGCCCCGACCCCCGCTGCCGATGCCGACTTCGACAGCTCCGACTACGCCCTCCCGACCCCGGGCCCCGCCCCCTCCCGAAAAATCAACAACCCCGTCGCGGCGCTGAGGAAGCTCCGGTTCGACCCCTCCCTCCGCGCGCGCGCCGACGAGGCGCTTTTTGGTAAGGGACTTGGCGCGGCGGCCGTCGAGGAGCAGGATGAGGAGCACTCGCGGGACGTGGCGCTCGCGCTGCTCGATGCGGCGCTGGAGCCGCCCGACGAGGACGAAGATGATCTCGGGGAGGTCAAGGAAGAAGACCAGATGTCGCTTTCCGTTGGCATTGTCGGCGCGCCCAACGCCGGCAAGTCCTCGCTCACAAATACCATG GTTGGGACAAAAGTGGCTGCAGTTTCCCGCAAGACAAATACTACGACTCACGAAATTTTGGGGGTGCTAACAAAAGGGAACACACAGATT TGCTTTTTTGACACCCCAGGGCTCATGTTAGGGCACCATGGATTTCCTTATAGGGATGTCACAGTTCGTGTGGAGAGTGCCTGGAGCTCAATTAACCTATATGATTTACTAATAGTCATGTTCGATGTCAATAGGCATCTTAATTT GCCTGATTCACGTGTTATAAAGTTAATCAAACGTTTTGGTACAGAGGTGAACCCAAACCAGCGGCGAATATTGTGCATGAATAAGGTTGACCTGGTGGAAGACAAGAAGGACCTCCTTAaagttgcaaaagaatttgaagatCTTCCTGGATATGAAAG GTACTTCATGGTATCTGGGCTAAAAGGCAAGGGGGTGAAAGACCTTATACAGTACTTGATGGACCAG GCAGTAAGAAGACCTTGGGATGAAGAACCAACTGTAATGACTGAAGAGGTAATGAAAACCATATCATTGGAGGTTGTGCGGGAGAAGATGCTGCATCACATCCACCAA GAAATCCCCTATGTAATTGAGCATCGTCTGATGGGCTGGAAGGAGCTAAAAGATGGTTCTCTTAGGGTGGAGCAGCACTTCATTGCCCCAAAGCAAAGCCAACGTCAGATTCTTGTTGGTAAAAATGGCTCTAAGATAGG GAGAATCGGTATTGAGGCCAATGAAGAACTGAGGTCCATATTCAAGAGAGATGTCCATCTAATCCTCCAAGTTAGAGTTGCGAAGAAGAGAAGTGCTTGA